A portion of the Anthonomus grandis grandis chromosome 7, icAntGran1.3, whole genome shotgun sequence genome contains these proteins:
- the LOC126738682 gene encoding venom acid phosphatase Acph-1-like, with protein sequence MEEIVSLDQQSLIEMKITVVVLLCAIGCSLAALERPRPPRPRPPPPPTRPPKDEDTLVLVHTVFRHGDRTPNDGAYDSNPYSNESFYWPYGFGQLTNEGKRREYRIGETLRTRYNDFLGDVWNINILEARSTNVNRTKMSLQLMLAGLWPPTGDQIWQPWLDWQPIPYNYLSTDKELLSTFSCSNFSTLYEETLNSAEIQELLSVYDDVFEYVSNNTGEDFSTPSDIFSLYFESVAQLEYGYPLEPWLLKVFPETLEKITKDHYYIATNTTDLKKIAGGFLLKKIINDSKAKIDGLLTPQDRKMFIYSAHEINIATTLLTLGVYEDKIPAYGSHVLLELHQIRGVYGFKVFYHDWTTSEPYQLTIPGCSAFCPYDQFVELLAEVIPTGEEC encoded by the exons ATGGAAGAAATTGTTAGTTTGGATCAGCAGTCGCTCATTGAAATGAAGATCACCGTCGTTGTCCTGCTGTGCGCCATCGGCTGCTCTTTGGCAGCTCTGGAGCGTCCACGTCCTCCAAGACCGAGACCACCACCACCACCAACAAGACCTCCAAAAGATGAGGACACGTTAGTGTTGGTGCATACG GTCTTTAGACATGGAGACCGTACACCCAACGACGGAGCCTACGACAGCAATCCTTATTCAAATGAGAGTTTCTACTGGCCATATGGGTTTGGACAATTAACCAAT GAGGGAAAAAGAAGGGAATACAGGATCGGCGAGACTCTTAGAACACGATACAACGACTTCCTTGGCGACGTGTGGAACATCAATATTTTAGAAGCCAGGAGTACTAACGTTAACAGAACGAAAATGTCTTTGCAACTTATGTTGGCTGGTCTATGGCCACCCACAGGAGATCAAATATGGCAACCATGGCTGGACTGGCAACCCATACCTTACAATTATTTATCCACCGATAAG gAACTTCTGAGTACTTTCTCTTGTAGCAACTTTAGTACCTTATACGAGGAAACATTAAATTCCGCCGAAATACAGGAACTACTTTCGGTATACGATGATGTGTTTGAATACGTTTCAAATAACACCGGGGAAGATTTCAGCACTCCTTCTGATATATTCAGTTTATATTTTGAATCCGTTGCCCAA CTTGAATATGGATATCCGCTAGAACCGTGGCTGCTAAAAGTATTTCCAGAAACATTAGAGAAAATTACTAAAGACCACTACTATATAGCAACTAATACTACCGATTTGAAAAAGATTGCCGGAG GCTTcctattaaagaaaataattaacgaTTCGAAAGCAAAAATTGACGGACTGCTCACACCGCAAGATAGAAAAATGTTCATTTACTCTGCACACGAGATAAACATCGCCACTACCCTTCTCACTTTGGGTGTTTACGAGGATAAAATTCCGGCTTATGGGTCTCACGTCTTGCTCGAGCTGCACCAGATCCGGGGCGTTTATGGATTCAAG gtattttacCATGACTGGACTACAAGTGAACCATATCAGCTCACTATTCCGGGTTGCTCCGCTTTCTGCCCATATGACCAGTTTGTTGAACTATTGGCTGAAGTTATTCCCACTGGAGAAGAGTGCTAG
- the LOC126738484 gene encoding S-methyl-5'-thioadenosine phosphorylase-like has protein sequence MSYLKIGIIGGSGLDNPDILKNRSEKRVTTIFGDPSDVLILGEISGVACVLLARHGRKHDKMPGAVNYRANIWALKEEGCTHIIATNACGSLQEDIPPGTLVVADGFIDRTTNRKQTFYDGEPDHPSGVCHMPMEPIFYPKLRQVILQTACEQLSLPIRNGGVILTIEGPRYSSKAESLIFKSWGAHLVGMTTVPEAVLAKEAGIMYAVIAMATDWDCWRDHEDTVTHHAVLEVFQKNVEKVIKLLKAVIPQMTKVDWTNDIKAMQDLVKTSIVSG, from the exons ATGTCGTACCTAAAAATCGGAATTATCGGTGGATCTGGCCTGGATAATCCAGATATTCTAAAGAACCGATCAGAGAAAAGGGTCACAACCATATTTGGCGATCCATCGGACGTGTTAATCCTCGGAGAGATCAGTGGAGTGGCTTGTGTCCTTTTAGCCAGACATGGAAGGAAACATGATAAAATGCCAG GTGCTGTCAATTATAGGGCGAACATATGGGCCCTGAAAGAAGAAGGTTGCACCCACATCATCGCTACCAATGCCTGCGGATCTTTACAAGAGGATATACCTCCTGGCACTTTAGTTGTGGCTGATGGATTTATAG ATCGAACCACCAATAGAAAACAAACTTTTTACGATGGCGAACCGGATCATCCGTCTGGAGTGTGTCACATGCCAATGGAACCGATCTTTTATCCGAAATTACGTCAA GTTATATTGCAAACCGCTTGTGAGCAACTGAGCCTCCCGATAAGAAACGGTGGTGTCATACTTACCATCGAAGGACCAAGATATTCGAGTAAAGCGGAGAGTCTGATTTTTAA AAGTTGGGGTGCCCATTTGGTGGGTATGACTACGGTACCTGAGGCGGTACTGGCCAAGGAGGCCGGTATTATGTATGCAGTGATCGCTATGGCTACTGATTGGGATTGTTGGAGGGATCATGAGGATACTGTAACCCACCATGCAGTCTTGGAGGTCTTTCAG AAAAACGTCGAAAAAGTGATAAAACTCCTAAAAGCCGTAATACCACAAATGACCAAAGTGGACTGGACCAATGACATCAAAGCGATGCAGGATCTCGTGAAAACTAGCATTGTGTCTGGATAA